The Methanomassiliicoccales archaeon DNA segment GGATTGACCTGCTTCCAGGCCATGGCGATGGCCGTGTCTCCGTTGATCGCCATTGGTTCGCTCATTATAGACCCTCCTCCTTCATGGTAATGGCCTTGGCCGGGCACTGGTTGGCGCAGATGCCGCAGCCCTTGCAATGGGTATACTTGAATCCAGCCATCTTCTCGTCCTTGATTATGACGCTGTTATCCGGGCAATAGATCCAGCAGGTCAGGCAGTTGGTGCACTTCTCCTTGTCCACCTCCGGCCTCTGGGACCGCCATTCCCCGGTGTGATACTTCTTCGAGCTGCCAGCCTCGGTGATCATACCGCCAGCCGGCAGGTCCTTGGACCTCTCATTGGCCATCACTGCACCTCCTCATAGGCCCTCATGATGGCCTTCAGGTTCTTCTCCACTACGTCCTTGCTAAGTTTGCTGGACATCTTGGCCCTCATCTCGTCGATGATGGAACCGATGGCCACCACGTTGGTGACCTTTACCAGTGCGCCCAACATGGCGGTGTTGGTCATGGGCTTGCCGATTTCCTCCAAGGCGATCTTGGTAGCGTTGACCGCATGAACGTTCTTGGTCCGGCCGACGATGGCCGCCAGCTTGGCATTGTCATCAGGGAAGTTGGCGATGACCGCCCCGTCCTCCTTCAGACCGTTCACGACCTTGCCTGCCTTCAGCAAGGTCGAGTCGATCACCAGGACGACGTCCGGAAAGTACACCTGGCTATGCACGGTGATAGGCTCGTCCGAGATGCGGGCGAAGGCTCGGATAGGCGCACCCATCCTTTCCGGCCCGAACTCGGGGAAGGCCTTGATGAACTTACCCTCCTTGAGGGCAGCACCAGCCAAAATCTCGTTCGCGGTAACGGCTCCTTGACCGCCCCTTCCATGCCATCTAATCTCTATGGTGCTCACATCAACTCCTCGTACGGTATTTCCTCTAAAATGTTATAATATAAAATCATTTCAGAAAATTGTTTACGAAAGCCACAATTAAACAGGAGAAATTCTTCGAAAATACGAGATACGCACAGTATTTGCGGAATCATCAAGTCTAAAACTAATCGTTTAAACCTCTATTTCAGATTACGCTACGTACATAGAATAATTCCGTAGGATATTCCTAACGGAATCAACAACACTACCTTCCTCAAAGACCTCCGGTCTGGTCCGATCGACCATGGAATTCGGCGAAAAGACCAGGGCCTTTCTATGCTGGCCGAAGCCGTTGCAGAAGCACTTTCGCCACATGATGCCGAAAATCATCATAATCGGACTCATTCAGCACTTAGATAAATTAATAGACTCCCCACCTATTTTCCATTCAGGTTAGGGCATTGACGGGCCGACGGCCCC contains these protein-coding regions:
- a CDS encoding 4Fe-4S binding protein, translated to MANERSKDLPAGGMITEAGSSKKYHTGEWRSQRPEVDKEKCTNCLTCWIYCPDNSVIIKDEKMAGFKYTHCKGCGICANQCPAKAITMKEEGL
- a CDS encoding 2-oxoacid:acceptor oxidoreductase family protein, yielding MSTIEIRWHGRGGQGAVTANEILAGAALKEGKFIKAFPEFGPERMGAPIRAFARISDEPITVHSQVYFPDVVLVIDSTLLKAGKVVNGLKEDGAVIANFPDDNAKLAAIVGRTKNVHAVNATKIALEEIGKPMTNTAMLGALVKVTNVVAIGSIIDEMRAKMSSKLSKDVVEKNLKAIMRAYEEVQ